One genomic region from Rosa rugosa chromosome 1, drRosRugo1.1, whole genome shotgun sequence encodes:
- the LOC133712040 gene encoding probable protein phosphatase 2C 6 yields MESTDPYPQLDRVDSLAADLELASASSTSLSSILSADDSRSPTSSSGEFSRTTTSSSGEIPAFLPPSGEEIRPPAAVVVRPKCVGRNNKGVTWGFTSVIGRRREMEDAVAVIPGFMARTCDHVGGCTAPGSRTSSEISPVHFFGVYDGHGGSQVAKYCAERMHEVIAQEWDRETVDGCEWQRRWETTFLVGFEKADSEVLTEAVAPEMVGSTAVVVVLSGCQIITSNCGDSRAVLCRGTETIPLTVDQKPDREDELTRIEGEGGKVINWNGARVLGVLAMSRAIGDRYLRPWIIPVPEITFTARTDEDECLILASDGLWDVMTNEEVGEVARHILRRRRRSMSSSTDDISAAQAVADHLTEIAYGRNSSDNISIIVVDLKTKRKRQPRQ; encoded by the exons ATGGAATCCACAGACCCATATCCCCAACTCGACCGAGTCGACTCACTCGCCGCCGACCTCGAactcgcctccgccagctccacCAGCCTCTCCTCCATACTCAGCGCCGACGACTCCAGAAGCCCCACCAGCAGCTCCGGCGAGTTCTCCAGGACCACCACCAGCAGCTCCGGCGAGATTCCGGCGTTTCTGCCCCCTTCCGGGGAGGAGATAAGACCCCCGGCGGCGGTGGTGGTTAGGCCGAAGTGCGTTGGGAGGAACAATAAGGGAGTGACGTGGGGGTTCACTTCGGTGAttgggaggaggagagagatggaggACGCGGTGGCTGTTATTCCCGGGTTTATGGCTCGCACGTGCGATCACGTGGGAGGTTGTACGGCTCCCGGTTCGAGAACCTCCTCCGAGATCTCCCCCGTCCATTTCTTCGGCGTCTACGACGGCCATGGCGGCAGTCAG GTGGCTAAATATTGTGCTGAGAGAATGCATGAAGTCATAGCACAAGAGTGGGATCGGGAGACGGTTGATGGCTGTGAATGGCAAAGGAGGTGGGAGACTACTTTCTTAGTTGGGTTCGAGAAGGCTGACAGTGAGGTCCTCACAGAGGCAGTTGCGCCTGAGATGGTTGGATCAACTGCAGTTGTAGTTGTCCTATCTGGTTGTCAGATCATCACATCGAACTGTGGTGACTCTAGGGCAGTTCTTTGCCGAGGGACAGAAACAATCCCATTAACTGTTGATCAGAAG CCTGATAGAGAAGACGAACTCACGAGAATTGAAGGAGAGGGAGGGAAAGTCATAAACTGGAATGGCGCAAGGGTGCTTGGAGTTCTTGCCATGTCGAGAGCTATAG GTGATCGATATCTAAGGCCTTGGATAATTCCAGTTCCTGAGATTACATTCACAGCGAGGACTGATGAGGATGAGTGTTTGATTTTGGCAAGTGATGGACTGTGGGATGTAATGACTAATGAAGAGGTTGGGGAGGTGGCTAGACATATTTTAAGAAGGCGGCGAAGGTCCATGTCTTCTAGTACTGATGATATTTCTGCAGCACAAGCTGTTGCTGATCATCTGACTGAAATTGCATATGGAAGAAATAGTTCCGACAACATATCCATTATAGTTGTTGAtctcaaaacgaaaagaaaacgTCAGCCAAGGCAATGA
- the LOC133712067 gene encoding pseudo histidine-containing phosphotransfer protein 5-like translates to MADSISLRNQISTLRQSFFDEGMLDKHFVQLEELEEENPHFAEEVMTMFFRDSTKLIATVEHALQTSPYDLPQIDQYLHQLKGSSSSVGAAKVWSEINKLRALLKDGEMERFWTQFFQVKNEHDKLKENLGPYFQMLRQLDP, encoded by the exons ATGGCAGACAGCATCAGCTTGCGCAATCAAATTTCCACCTTGAGGCAATCTTTCTTTGATGAG GGAATGCTTGACAAGCACTTTGTCCAACTCGAAGAGTTGGAAGAAGAGAATCCTCACTTTGCTGAGGAGGTGATGACCATGTTTTTCAGGGACTCTACCAAACTGATAGCTACTGTGGAGCATGCTCT CCAAACATCACCCTATGATCTCCCACAGATAGATCAATATCTCCATCAGCTCAAAGGTAGCAGCTCCAG CGTTGGTGCTGCCAAGGTGTGGAGTGAAATAAATAAACTGAGGGCACTTCTGAAAGATGGAGAAATGGAGAG ATTTTGGACTCAGTTTTTTCAAGTCAAAAATGAGCATGATAAGCTCAAAGAAAATCTTGGACCCTACTTTCAg ATGCTCAGGCAACTTGATCCTTGA
- the LOC133712059 gene encoding putative ABC transporter B family member 8 — protein sequence MHQLSSSSSSFSNYLDRPVVLASLICTVCLRSKMGSHPEKNENHEKEEKKSADSVFKIFRYADWVDVVLMVFGTIGAIGDGMSTNCLLLFASRLMNNLGYGQNQTQQNNNHGNWMDEVEKCSLYFVYLGLAVMLVAFLEGYCWSKTSERQVLKIRYKYLEAVLRQEVGFFDSQEATTSEVINSISKDTSHLQEVLSEKVPIFFMHSSVFVSGLAFSTFLSWRLSLVAFPTLLLLIIPGMIYGKYLLYLSKQSYKEYGKANTIVEQALSSIKTVYSFTAERTILERYSAVLERTSRLGIKQGIAKGLAVGSTGLSFAIWAFLAWYGSHLVMYRGESGGRIYAAGISFVLSGLSLGMALPDLRHFTEASIAASRIFDRIDRKPLIDGEDIKGLVLDNIRGEVEFIDVRFTYPSRPDSIVLKDFNLKVEAGKTIALVGASGSGKSTAIALVQRFYDADGGVVRIDGVDIKTLQLKWIRSQMGLVSQEHALFGTSIKENIMFGKLDANMDEVTAAAMAANAHNFIRQLPEGYETKIGERGALLSGGQKQRIAIARAIIKNPIILLLDEATSALDSESETLVQNALDQASMGRTTLVVAHKLSTVRNADLIAVVSGGCIIEIGSHNDLINRQNGQYAKLAKMQRQFSTFDNVDQDQNSDTRLSSVARSSAGRLSTARSSPAMFAKSPLAIETPESVVSHPPTSFYRLLSLNSPEWKQGLIGSLSAIAFGSVQPIYALTVGGMISAFFVQSHEEMRGRIRTYSLIFSALSLISMTLNLLQHYNFAYMGEQLTKRIRLQMLQKILTFETAWFDEEHNTSGALCSRLSNEASMVKSLVADRVSLLVQTTSAVTIAMILGLIVAWKLALVMIAVQPLAILCFYTKKVLLSSLSANFVKAQNHSTQIAVEAVYNHRIVTSFASVGKVLQIFDKAQEAPRKEARKKSWLAGIGMGSAQCLTFMSWALDFWYGGKLVENGQISAGDVFKTFFILVSTGKVIAEAGSMTSDLAKGATAVASVFEILDRHSLIPGSQNVGDDDGTSGIKLEKVTGRIDMKKVDFAYPSRPETLVLRQFSLEVKAGTSIGLVGKSGCGKSTVIGLIQRFYDVERGSVKVDGVDIRELDVQWYRKHTALVSQEPVIYSGTIRDNIMFGKLDASENEVVEAARAANAHEFISALKDGYETECGERGVQLSGGQKQRIAIARAILRNPIILLLDEATSALDVQSEHLVQEALDRIMVGRTTIVIAHRLNTIKNLEMIAVVEDGKVIEKGTYAQLKHKRGAFFNLASCQT from the exons ATGCAtcaactttcttcttcttcttcttccttttcaaaTTATCTAGACCGGCCAGTAGTACTAGCTAGCTTAATTTGCACAGTGTGTTTGAGAAGCAAAATGGGTTCTCATCCGGAGAAGAATGAGAACCatgagaaagaagagaagaagtcCGCAGATTCAGTATTCAAAATTTTCAGATATGCTGATTGGGTTGATGTTGTGCTAATGGTTTTTGGAACCATCGGAGCTATCGGAGATGGCATGTCTACTAACTGTTTGCTGCTCTTTGCCAGCCGTCTTATGAACAACTTGGGGTACGGTCAGAATCAGACCCAACAGAATAATAATCATGGCAATTGGATGGACGAGGTTGAAAAG TGCAGTTTATACTTTGTATACTTGGGATTAGCAGTAATGCTGGTGGCTTTTTTGG AAGGCTATTGTTGGAGCAAAACCAGTGAGAGGCAGGTGCTGAAGATTCGTTACAAGTACTTGGAAGCTGTTCTTAGACAAGAAGTTGGGTTTTTCGATTCACAAGAAGCAACTACTTCGGAGGTGATCAACAGTATATCAAAAGATACTTCTCATTTACAGGAAGTTCTGAGTGAGAAG GTGCCGATATTTTTTATGCACTCGTCAGTGTTCGTCTCCGGGCTTGCTTTCTCCACCTTCTTGTCTTGGAGACTATCCTTAGTAGCATTTCCAACACTTCTTCTCCTGATCATACCCGGAATGATCTATGGGAAATACCTTCTTTATTTGTCTAAACAGTCATACAAAGAGTATGGAAAAGCAAACACCATTGTAGAGCAAGCTCTGAGCTCCATCAAAACCGTCTATTCGTTCACGGCTGAGAGGACAATTTTGGAGAGGTACTCAGCAGTATTGGAGAGAACAAGCAGGCTGGGGATCAAGCAAGGGATTGCAAAAGGTCTTGCTGTAGGAAGCACAGGGCTGTCGTTTGCAATATGGGCATTTCTGGCTTGGTATGGAAGCCATTTGGTGATGTATAGAGGTGAAAGTGGTGGTAGGATCTATGCTGCTGGCATCTCCTTCGTACTAAGTGGACT ATCCTTGGGAATGGCACTTCCAGATTTGAGGCACTTTACAGAAGCTTCCATTGCTGCATCACGCATATTCGATAGGATTGACCGAAAACCATTGATTGATGGTGAAGACATAAAAGGACTTGTCTTGGACAACATTAGAGGCGAAGTAGAATTCATAGATGTCAGATTCACATACCCTTCTCGTCCGGATTCCATTGTCCTCAAAGACTTCAATCTCAAAGTAGAAGCAGGGAAGACAATTGCACTTGTTGGTGCCAGCGGAAGTGGCAAATCCACAGCAATTGCATTGGTGCAACGCTTTTATGATGCAGATGGGGGAGTTGTTCGGATTGATGGTGTCGATATAAAGACACTTCAATTGAAGTGGATAAGATCGCAAATGGGACTTGTTAGTCAAGAGCATGCTTTGTTTGGTACATCAATAAAGGAAAATATCATGTTTGGGAAACTCGATGCCAATATGGATGAAGTCACTGCTGCTGCTATGGCTGCCAATGCTCACAATTTCATAAGGCAGCTTCCTGAAGGGTATGAGACCAAG ATTGGAGAGCGAGGAGCACTTTTATCGGGGGGACAAAAGCAGCGGATAGCCATTGCTAGAGCAATTATCAAGAATCCTATAATTCTCTTACTTGATGAAGCAACAAGTGCTCTTGACTCTGAGTCAGAGACACTGGTCCAAAATGCTCTTGACCAAGCCTCCATGGGAAGAACCACATTG GTGGTAGCTCACAAGCTTTCTACAGTTCGAAATGCAGACCTCATTGCGGTGGTCAGTGGGGGTTGCATCATCGAAATAGGCTCACACAACGACCTCATCAACCGTCAAAATGGGCAGTATGCAAAGCTAGCAAAGATGCAGAGACAGTTCAGCACCTTTGACAATGTAGACCAAGACCAAAATTCAGATACACGCTTGTCTTCGGTTGCAAGAAGCAGTGCTGGCAGGTTAAGCACCGCAAGATCAAGCCCTGCTATGTTTGCAAAATCACCACTAGCTATTGAGACCCCAGAATCTGTAGTGTCTCATCCCCCAACCTCCTTCTACCGCCTTCTCTCTTTAAACTCCCCTGAATGGAAGCAAGGCCTAATTGGAAGCCTCTCAGCGATAGCCTTTGGCTCAGTCCAACCTATCTATGCCCTCACCGTGGGTGGTATGATATCAGCTTTCTTTGTGCAAAGCCATGAGGAAATGCGTGGACGAATTCGAACATATTCATTGATTTTCTCTGCACTTTCCTTAATCTCCATGACATTGAATCTTTTGCAACATTACAATTTTGCTTATATGGGTGAGCAGCTCACGAAAAGAATCCGATTGCAAATGCTCCAAAAGATCTTGACCTTTGAGACAGCTTGGTTTGATGAGGAGCACAACACAAGTGGGGCATTGTGTTCAAGATTGAGCAATGAGGCTTCCATGGTGAAGTCCCTTGTGGCAGACAGGGTCTCTTTATTAGTCCAAACCACTTCAGCCGTCACAATTGCTATGATATTGGGACTAATAGTTGCTTGGAAGCTAGCACTTGTTATGATTGCGGTCCAACCACTCGCGATTCTTTGCTTCTACACCAAGAAAGTGTTGCTCTCTAGCCTTTCAGCCAATTTTGTCAAGGCCCAAAACCATAGCACCCAAATTGCAGTTGAAGCAGTTTATAACCATAGAATTGTAACTTCATTTGCAAGTGTAGGGAAAGTGCTCCAAATATTCGACAAAGCTCAGGAGGCACCAAGAAAAGAGGCAAGGAAGAAGTCATGGCTGGCTGGCATTGGAATGGGGTCAGCTCAGTGCCTGACATTTATGTCATGGGCATTGGACTTTTGGTATGGTGGTAAACTAGTCGAAAATGGACAAATATCAGCTGGGGATGTGTTCAAAACATTTTTCATATTGGTTAGTACTGGTAAGGTTATAGCAGAAGCTGGGAGCATGACTTCTGATTTAGCCAAGGGTGCTACTGCAGTTGCATCTGTGTTTGAGATTCTTGACAGGCACTCACTGATTCCAGGGTCACAGAAT GTTGGGGATGATGATGGTACTAGTGGAATCAAGTTAGAAAAAGTAACAGGGAGGATAGATATGAAGAAAGTTGACTTTGCATACCCAAGCAGGCCGGAGACCCTAGTGTTGCGCCAATTTAGCTTGGAGGTCAAGGCAGGCACAAGCATTGGACTTGTTGGGAAAAGTGGGTGTGGTAAATCAACTGTGATTGGACTGATACAAAGGTTTTATGATGTTGAGAGGGGGTCAGTGAAGGTAGATGGAGTTGATATAAGGGAGCTAGATGTTCAATGGTATAGGAAGCACACTGCCCTTGTTAGCCAAGAGCCGGTGATATATTCAGGCACCATCCGCGACAACATCATGTTCGGAAAGCTTGATGCTTCGGAAAATGAAGTCGTAGAGGCTGCCAGAGCTGCCAATGCTCACGAATTCATCTC AGCCTTGAAAGACGGGTATGAGACAGAATGTGGTGAAAGAGGAGTGCAGCTCTCAGGAGGGCAGAAGCAAAGAATAGCAATAGCAAGAGCAATACTTAGGAACCCTATAATACTATTGTTAGATGAGGCAACAAGCGCTCTTGATGTGCAATCGGAGCACCTTGTGCAGGAAGCATTGGACCGAATCATGGTTGGAAGGACCACAATTGTGATAGCACATCGACTTAACACCATAAAAAACCTTGAGATGATTGCAGTTGTCGAAGATGGGAAGGTCATAGAGAAAGGCACTTATGCTCAGCTCAAGCACAAGCGTGGTGCCTTCTTCAACCTTGCTAGCTGTCAAACTTAA